GTCGCCCATGGCGCGGATCGCCGCCGGCGGCGGCCCGATGAACACCAGCCCGCGCGCGGCGCAGGCCTCGGCGAACTCCGCGTTCTCGGACAGGAAGCCATACCCGGGATGGATGGCCTGCGCGCCGCTGCGTTGCGCGGCCTCGAGGATGCGCTCGCCGCGCAGGTAGCTCTCGCGCGCCGGCGCGGCGCCGATGTGCACGGCCTCGTCGGCCAGACGCACGTGGCGCGCGTCGCGATCGGCATCGGAGTACACGGCCACGGTGGCGATGCCGAGCTTGCGGCAGGTGGCGATCACCCGGCAGGCGATCTCGCCGCGATTGGCGATGAGGATCTTGTCGAAGGTCGGCAGGTCGGGGGTGGCCATGATCGGGTGCCTGGAGAAGGTTAGAGGTGTTGCGCTTGCGGTGCGCAGACGTGCGCAAGAGTTGCGTCGTAGTTGTTCTGCCGGAGCAGCTTCAGCGGTTGCAGTTGCGGTTGCCATGCTTTGGCTTTGGCTTTGGCTGTTGCTCCGGCTTTTGATTTACCGGGTTCCCTTCCGAAGCGGCGGCCAGCACGGGGAAAAACCCCGAAGGGGCGGCGCACATGGACGTGCGCCGTCCGCGGCAGGGGCAGGATGCCCCTTCCGCGGATCCCCGGGCTGGACGCGGACCCGGAGCGCGCAGCGCGGAGGGCGCGAGGCAGGGCGCGCTTTCTTTTGGTTACCTTTTCTTTGCGCGAGCAAAGAAAAGTAACTCGCCCGCAAGGGCGAAAGCCTTTAAAGCTTTTGCTGTCGCTACTGCTGTTGATTGAAGCTTGTCTATCGGACGAGAAGATCTGTAGGAGCGGCTTCAGCCGCGACAGCGAGAGTCCGTTCTGTCTGTCGCGGCTAAAGCCGCTCCTACGATTCAGCGGCCGCCACCCTGGCAGCAAGTGCAAGAGCAAAGCTTTCGCCTGGCGGCGAGTCACTTTTCTTTGCTTGTGCAAAGAAAAGTAACCAAAAGAAAGCACACCCCGCAGCGCGCCCTCCGCGCTACGCGCTCCGGGTCCGCAGCCACGACGGGCATTTTTCGACGGCACATCCATGTGCCGGCGAAAAACGACGCGCATCCTGCGCGCCGCCCTTCGGGTATTCGCCCGCCGCGGCTGCCGCGCCGAGGGGGCCCGGTAAGTCAAAGGCAGAGCAAGAGCAAATGCAGGGGCGAAAGCAAAAGCAGCAGCAAAAGCGGAGGCCGTCGCAGCGAGCGCGTCCGCAGAGTCGGTCGTGGAGCCCACCGCCGGGCACACTAGCGCCGGCATCGCCAGCGACCACCTGCGTGACCACCGCCGATCCCCGCGCGAACGCGCTTTCCACCCCGAGCGCATGCGCGCCCTCACATCCGGAACACCCCGAACCGGCTCGGCTCCGCCGGCGCATTCAACGCCGCGGATAAGCCCAACCCCAGCACCCGCCGCGTCTGCGCCGGATCGATCACCCCGTCGTCCCACAACCGCGCACTGGCGTAGTAAGGATGGCCCTGCCGCTCGAACTGCTCGCGGATCGGCGCCTTGAACGCCGCCTCCTCCGCGTCCGACCACTGCCCGCCCTTGGCCGCGATGCCGTCGCGGCGCACCGTCGCCAGCACGCTGGCCGCCTGCTCGCCGCCCATCACCCCGATGCGTGCGTTCGGCCACATCCACAGGAAATTCGGTGAATACGCGCGGCCGCACATGCCGTAGTTGCCGGCGCCGAACGAACCGCCGATCACCACCGTGAACTTGGGTACCTTGGCGCAGGCCACCGCCATCACCAGCTTGGCGCCGTCCTTGGCGATGCCGCCGTGCTCGTACTTGCGGCCGACCATGAAGCCGGTGATGTTCTGCAGGAATACCAGCGGAATGCCGCGCTGCGCGCACAGCTCGATGAAGTGCGCGCCCTTCAGCGCCGACTCGGAGAACAGGATGCCGTTGTTGGCAACGATGCCCACCGGATAGCCGTGGATGTGCGCAAAGCCGGTGACCAGCGTGGTGCCGTAGCGCGCCTTGAATTCGTCCAGGCGCGAGCCGTCCACCACCCGCGCGATCACCTCGCGCACGTCGAACGGCTTGCGCGGGTCGGCCGGGATCACCCCGTACAGTTCCTCGGCCGGATACAGCGGCGGCTCCGGCGTGCGCAGCGCCAGAGCGGGGGCCGGCTTGCGCCAGTTGAGCTGGGAGACGATCGCGCGCACCCGCGCCAGCGCCTGCAGGTCGTTGTCGGCGAAGTGGTCGGCCACGCCGGAGATGCGCGTGTGCACATCGGCGCCGCCGAGGTCCTCGGCGCTGACGTCCTCGCCGGTGGCGGCCTTCACCAGCGGCGGGCCGCCGAGGAAGATCGTGCCCTGCTCACGCACGATCACCGTCTCGTCGCTCATCGCCGGCACGTAGGCGCCGCCGGCGGTGCACGAGCCCATCACGCAGGCGATCTGGGCGATGCCCTGCGCCGAGAGGTTGGCCTGGTTGTAGAAGATCCGGCCGAAGTGGTCGCGGTCGGGAAACACCTCGTCCTGCAGCGGCAAAAACGCGCCGCCGGAATCGACCAGGTAGATGCACGGCAGCCGGTTCTGCAGGGCGATCTCCTGCGCGCGCAGGTGTTTCTTCACCGTCATCGGGTAGTAGGTGCCGCCCTTGACCGTGGCGTCGTTGGCCACGATCACGCATTCCACACCGGAGACGCGGCCGATGCCGGCGACCACGCCGGCGCACGGCACCTCGTCGTCGTACAGGCCCAGCGCCGCCAGCGGCGCGATCTCCAGGAACGCGCTGCCCGGGTCGAGCAGGGCGTCGATGCGCTCGCGCACCAGCAGCTTGCCGCGCGCCTGGTGCTTGGCGCGGGCGGCTTCGCTGCCGCCCAGGGCGATGCGCGCCTGGGTGGCGTGCAGGTCGTCGACCACCGCGCGCAGCGCGGCGGCATTGGCGGCGAAGGCGTCGCTGCCGGGTTGCAACTGGGTCTGGATCGCGCTCATGGCAGAACCGTTGGAAAGGAGAAGAGGCGTGGTGCGGTGTAGGAGCGGCTTCAGCCGCGATGGGCGTTCATGGGAAGGCCCGCCACCCGCTCAGCATCACTTGGTCCGCTCGAACAATTCGCGGCCGATCAGCATGCGGCGGATCTCCGAGGTGCCCGCGCCGATCTCGTAGAGCTTGGCGTCGCGCCACAGGCGCCCGGTCGGATAGTCGTTGATGTAGCCGTTGCCGCCCAGCACCTGGATCGCCTGGCCGGTCAGCCAGGTCGCCTTCTCGGCGGCGTAGAGGATCGCGCCGGCGGCGTCCTGGCGGGTGGTGCGGCCGGCGTCGCAGGCGCGCGCCACCGCGTACACGTAGGCGCGGCAGGCGTTGAGGCCCACGTACATGTCGGCCAGCTTGCCCTGCATCAGCTGGAAGCTGCCGATCGGTTCGCCGAACTGGCGGCGCTCGTGCACGTAGGGCAGCACCACGTCCAGCGCCGCGGCCATCAGCCCCAGCGGACCGCCGGACAGCACCACGCGCTCGTAATCCAGGCCGGACATCAGCACGCGCACGCCGCCGCCGACCTCGCCCAGCACGTTCTCCGCCGGCACTTCGCAGTCCTGGAACACCAGTTCGCAGGTGTTGGAGCCGCGCATGCCGAGCTTGTCCAGCTTCTGCGCGGTGCTGAAGCCAGGCATGCCCTTCTCGACCACGAACGCGGTGATGCCGCGCGCGCCGCCGCTGGGGTCGGTCTTGGCGTAGACCACCAGCACGTCGGCGTCGGGGCCGTTGGTGATCCACATCTTGTTGCCGTTGAGCACGTAGCGGTCGCCGCGCGCCTCGGCGCGCAGCTTCATCGACACCACGTCCGAGCCGGCGCCGGGCTCGCTCATCGCCAGCGCGCCGACGTGCTCGCCGCTGCACAGCTTCGGCAGGTAGCGCGCCTTCTGCGCCGGGCTGGCGTTCTTGCGCAACTGGTTCACGCACAGGTTCGAATGCGCGCCGTAGGACAGGCCGATCGCGCCGCAGGCGCGGGAGATCTCCTCCATCGCCACCACGTGCGCCAGATAGCCCATCGCGCTGCCGCCGTACTCCTCCTCCACGGTGAGGCCGAGCAGGCCCTGTTCGCCGAGCTTGCGCCACAGCGGTGCGGGGAAGGCGTTGTCGCGGTCGGCCTGCTCGGCCAGCGGCGCGATCTCGCGCGCGGCAAAGGCGGCGACGCTGTCGCGCAGCAGGTCGACCTCCTCGCCCAACTCGAAATTCAACGACGGCATCAGCATGGCGGCAACTCCGGGAATGGCGGGTGGCCGGCGGCGCCTAGAATCGGACCCGCGCCGGGCAAGAGCGCCCAGCGTAGCCGGGAACGGCAAAGAAGTGAACAGAAATTCATTAATTGAACTTAGAATCACGCCATGGCCTACAAACGCTCCGCCCTGATGGAAGAACGCCTCGCCGGCAACCGCCAGCGCATCCTGCTGGCGGCGCGCCGGCTGATCGCCGCCGACGGCTTCCGTGGCGCCCCGGTGACCGCGGTGGCGGCCGAGGCCGGGGTCTCCACCGGGCTGATCTACCGGCATTTCCCGTCCAAGGCCGAACTGTTCGTGGAGGTGCTGACCGCGGCGGTGGAGCACGAGCTGACCATCCTGCGTGACATCGCCGCCGCGCCGGCGCCGG
This genomic stretch from Xanthomonas sacchari harbors:
- a CDS encoding carboxyl transferase domain-containing protein — encoded protein: MSAIQTQLQPGSDAFAANAAALRAVVDDLHATQARIALGGSEAARAKHQARGKLLVRERIDALLDPGSAFLEIAPLAALGLYDDEVPCAGVVAGIGRVSGVECVIVANDATVKGGTYYPMTVKKHLRAQEIALQNRLPCIYLVDSGGAFLPLQDEVFPDRDHFGRIFYNQANLSAQGIAQIACVMGSCTAGGAYVPAMSDETVIVREQGTIFLGGPPLVKAATGEDVSAEDLGGADVHTRISGVADHFADNDLQALARVRAIVSQLNWRKPAPALALRTPEPPLYPAEELYGVIPADPRKPFDVREVIARVVDGSRLDEFKARYGTTLVTGFAHIHGYPVGIVANNGILFSESALKGAHFIELCAQRGIPLVFLQNITGFMVGRKYEHGGIAKDGAKLVMAVACAKVPKFTVVIGGSFGAGNYGMCGRAYSPNFLWMWPNARIGVMGGEQAASVLATVRRDGIAAKGGQWSDAEEAAFKAPIREQFERQGHPYYASARLWDDGVIDPAQTRRVLGLGLSAALNAPAEPSRFGVFRM
- a CDS encoding isovaleryl-CoA dehydrogenase — protein: MLMPSLNFELGEEVDLLRDSVAAFAAREIAPLAEQADRDNAFPAPLWRKLGEQGLLGLTVEEEYGGSAMGYLAHVVAMEEISRACGAIGLSYGAHSNLCVNQLRKNASPAQKARYLPKLCSGEHVGALAMSEPGAGSDVVSMKLRAEARGDRYVLNGNKMWITNGPDADVLVVYAKTDPSGGARGITAFVVEKGMPGFSTAQKLDKLGMRGSNTCELVFQDCEVPAENVLGEVGGGVRVLMSGLDYERVVLSGGPLGLMAAALDVVLPYVHERRQFGEPIGSFQLMQGKLADMYVGLNACRAYVYAVARACDAGRTTRQDAAGAILYAAEKATWLTGQAIQVLGGNGYINDYPTGRLWRDAKLYEIGAGTSEIRRMLIGRELFERTK